In Pseudomonadota bacterium, one DNA window encodes the following:
- a CDS encoding TonB-dependent receptor, which produces MGPVSEESNEAYGGCREQEGRDPDTPQQLRPSITYDINTPNVLRASSGEPNLRPFTANNFDLSFEWYYEDASYLSLAGFIKQVGNFIVERVEKQTFNLASGPYIYDIRRPSNGEAANVRGVELSWQHDFRRLPAPFDGIGVQANLTLVDSNAKVELDNVTETFALEGLSNTRNLVLYYDKGALQLRAALNQRGDFLESISGRGGEPVFVEGYTQIDLCGSFAITENFTGFFQAINVTDARIRKHGRFANHFLELKDTGARYALGIRATF; this is translated from the coding sequence ATGGGTCCGGTTAGTGAGGAATCGAACGAGGCGTACGGTGGATGCAGAGAACAAGAAGGTCGCGACCCTGACACGCCGCAGCAACTGCGACCCTCGATCACCTACGACATCAACACGCCGAATGTCCTGCGCGCCAGCAGCGGAGAGCCGAACCTGAGGCCCTTCACGGCAAACAACTTCGACCTGTCGTTCGAGTGGTACTATGAGGACGCCAGTTATCTTAGCCTGGCGGGTTTCATCAAGCAGGTGGGCAACTTCATCGTCGAGAGGGTGGAGAAGCAAACCTTCAATCTGGCAAGTGGACCGTATATCTACGACATACGCCGCCCGAGCAACGGAGAAGCAGCCAACGTAAGGGGAGTCGAGCTCTCCTGGCAGCACGACTTTCGAAGGCTTCCGGCTCCCTTCGATGGTATCGGGGTGCAGGCGAACCTCACCTTGGTGGATAGCAACGCCAAGGTGGAACTTGACAATGTCACCGAGACCTTTGCGCTCGAGGGGCTCAGCAATACGCGAAACCTGGTGCTCTACTACGACAAGGGCGCCCTGCAGCTGAGAGCAGCGCTCAATCAACGCGGAGACTTTCTGGAGAGCATCTCGGGCAGAGGGGGAGAGCCGGTATTCGTGGAGGGTTATACCCAGATCGATCTGTGCGGGAGCTTCGCGATCACCGAGAACTTCACGGGCTTTTTCCAGGCCATCAACGTCACCGATGCACGCATTCGCAAGCACGGTCGG
- the rplL gene encoding 50S ribosomal protein L7/L12: EEKWGVSAAPVAAAVAAVPGAAGAEAEPEQTEFTVELTAFGDKKINVIKVVREITQLGLADAKKLVESAPKALKEAVSKEEAEELKK; encoded by the coding sequence TGGAAGAGAAGTGGGGTGTTTCCGCGGCGCCGGTGGCTGCCGCCGTGGCTGCCGTCCCCGGCGCTGCAGGCGCCGAAGCCGAGCCCGAGCAAACTGAGTTCACCGTCGAGCTCACTGCTTTCGGTGACAAGAAGATCAACGTCATCAAGGTAGTGCGCGAGATCACCCAGCTCGGTCTCGCGGATGCGAAAAAACTGGTAGAGAGCGCACCCAAGGCCCTGAAGGAAGCGGTCTCCAAGGAGGAAGCCGAAGAGCTCAAGAAATAG